DNA sequence from the Nicotiana tomentosiformis chromosome 3, ASM39032v3, whole genome shotgun sequence genome:
TTTTGAGCCTTTCCGCAGCACCTTGGGACCATATGTCCCTAATGTTCCATGATACATAACTAATCATTTGAAACATTTGAGTTTTGTTCCCCCTTAGCCTTTAAAATTTCTTCTGAATTCCTACTGTTAGGAGCCCAATTGATCTCACCTAGTTGATCACCAAGTCCTCTTGGAGAAAGATTGTTGAATTGAATAATATTTTGGTGGACTTGGGAGGTAATCACAGGATTGCATTCGACACTTTGATACCTCCCTGCCATATGATCATCATCAGATAAAGAGTTTTTCTtatcttcatattgtatttccatAATCATATCATGGTCTTGGGGATCACTGATAGCATTTGCTTCCCCACTCAAGGACATCTGGCTATTTTCTCCTGGATCAATGATTCTTGGTGGCTCATCTAGCAGTTGATATTCAAGCCCCATTTTTCTATCCTTCCAGCTAGCATATTTCTCAACAAGTTTGGGGTCAAGGCCAAAGAGTGATCTATACACCAAGCTATGATTTTCCTGATCCATGTCACTTGTCAGAACAACATCACCTGGTATGGTCACTTTTTCTTTAAACTTTCTCCTTTTCTTGTTCATATTCTTTGTTTCCTCTAGTCATATTCACTAGTGAAATATTCATGATATCCTTTTCATTATCGACAAACTCACAATCTCTGGGTACTCAGCATCCTTTCCTTGATACGTCTTTTTACCAGACTTGTTGATAGTAAGTAATTTTGACTTTTTCTTATTGTCTTTGTTACTGTTGTATTTGTCCCTTATTGTGTGTTTGGCCTGAGCTTGAGGGATCAAAGAAGTAGCAGCTAGGATCACTTCCATATTCACTTCACCTTCACTGTTGTTGTGGGTGACAATCACAGTACTTTGTCCCTCATTGATCATGTTGGCGGTGTTAGTATCATTCCCTTTTTGAGTTATCATAGCAACATGATTGTTGTTATCAttgtttctattatttttttattcaCAGTATGTCAACCATCTTCAGCTCCTTTGTCAATATTGGTAGCACTGTTGTTGTTAGCTGGTCTCTTACCCGTGGGTTTTACAGCAGCGTTAGAATTGCCATTGGTCTGTCCAGCATTCTGAGGCCTGCCCTGTTCTCTTCTTTGCTCATTTCTCCTAACTGCTCTcacattttttattttgattagtATCATTCCTTTTGGTTTGCTCATTAACCTCGCTGTCATTCTGAACTCTCAATTCTCGATGTAAAATTCTACACATTCTGTTTGAATGTCCTTGCCTCATACAATGATTGCAAAATGCATGTAGTGATTCATATTCAACTTTCTGAATAAACTCTTCTATATTGCCTTCATGGTTCCTGATCTCGACAATGACCTCATTTAAAATTGGCTTTGCAAGGTCAATTCCAATTCTAAGCTTTGCAGTAGTGGGTCTTGTTTTGGTGGTCGTTGCCTTGTCCAAAATCAAAGGAAAATCTATAGGATCAACTATACGACATATTGCGTCCCACTCATCGAAATTCCATGGGAGATCAGGAAGTGTGATCCATACCGGAATTCTGGTGGTATTAGGTTCCGATTTAAATTTTGTGGTCCACTTCTCAAGACTCATCACAAAATCTCCACCCAAAATTCACAAAACTTCTAGTAGCTACTGCATTGTGATCATCTAAGTTATCAAAATCAATAAATACATGTTTCATGTCATAAGCTCCAACGGTTATGCATCCTTTCCCAGGAAACACTTTCGCGAATTCCTTCTTAATAATGTCAATCGAGGGACGGATCTTAAAAAACTTACCGACTATAGTCCATTTGCATGACTGAGCCAAAATATCATTTTCCTCCTTAGTGAAACTTACCATTGGTTTACCGTTAATCAGCTCGTAAGATTTGAGAGGGAGTCGGATTCTGCTCCTTGGTTGTGGGGTTTTGATTCCTATGGCACCTACGTAAGAATTGTCGCCATTGCTTTTACTTTGATAGCTAGCAGCTTTATTAGCAGTAGTATGGGTCCAGGTTTTGGGAAAATTTTGATTAGGAAAAGAAATTTCACTAATGTTTGTGGGTTGGGGTGTAAAAGATTTTTGATTTGGGATAAGAGATGTTGTCGGAATTTGGGTGGGGATTAAAGGCGGTggatcgggggggggggggggggagggaggggggagAGGGGGTCATTGGGtttctacgcgtttggtaaacatacaaagtgcttataagccaagtgTTTATAAGTTAAAATCGGCCATAAGCTATAAGttggtcacccccaacttatgatttttcagcttataagcacttttagtttgaccaagacttttactaatttatccttaataatattttttaatttacaaaatatttttttcaaaataaatttttaaattttctcttcattccatattcgttgTTTATCATTTTCTCTACAAAGAAACTTTTTAATTCATAAtcttttataaaaaatttaagggtatttttatctttttaacaAGAGAACAGTTTATCAGCACTTTTCTACCAAACATATCAGgtgcttattatcagtttcagcacGTCTATCCAAACACATAAATagatatttaaaaaattaattccaGCACTTCAAGATTATCAGTTATTTACAATAAGCTAATCCAAACGGGTTAAGTTTAATTAAGGTTGctccttaattaaattattttgtaAGGGAAGGAGTACTCACTGCAATTACAACGTTATTACATGGTTGCGGCGAATACGTGCCAGCATCGATGTGGGCAAGATATATAAGACTTAATCATTGAGctattttattggaaaatttgagaataaaaaagaaaatatacaaAACAACTTATACTATTAAGAATCATAATTTGAGTTATACTACAAGTTAGAGTCTCTCACTTAATCACTATTATTCTACTCGATTAAAACCAGTGAGGTGTTTTTTTGAAAATAGTGTTAGATAATTTGATAACAAAGTATGAAATTGAGAAAACAGCCCTTCTGGAGGAAACTAATCATCAATAAGATAGAggtaaaaatttataaaatcttctTTATAATCAATGCCATGTCCCATGTTTCTATCTCAAGTGGAATTGAAAAACATAGGTAATATACATAATAAACCAACATATATATGTGCATGTATAATAAGCCCTCCGTCCCATTTTAAGTATCGGATATAGTTTTTCAATTGTATTTATGTTCTTATTGATTAaattttttatctaccgttgatTTCTTAGGGCCTCATTTTAGTTGGAAATAATTTTTTATACATTAATATGTTCAGCTAATGAGATTTCAGAAGTTCACTACAGCTCAAAAATCTATAATATATATGCTAATTAAAAGCTCGAAAAAGTGCAAAAACATAGataaaccaaaaaagaaaaatgaaaaataaaaaaatagcaaCTTTAGTTGAAAGAATAATAGTATGACAAAATATTTTACATGTGAAGTAGAACATCGTACTTACAGTGAGGACTACAAACATTAAATGTTAATTGTAACCATTTTCATAGTTGTTTGAATGATTAGCTTATCAAAATAATGAGAAAAAGAAAACTTTATCTCTATGAGTTGCAAGATTTTATTGTGCGGAAAATACCTTGATTTTCGGGTATCGCTCGATCATTTTCATTTTCTGGTACGGAATTGAGAATAACTAATTGAGTAGCATACGATGCGGTTTCACTTTAATACGAGACTTCATAAAATTAGTTGGATAAATAAAtctaacataataataataatttataagtTTGCACAAAGTGACTCTAGGATTCAAATTTCACACAACGTTAGTATACAACAATTAGCTTTTAGGTAATGGTTGTGAGTTGTGACTAACAAATTGTTATACGTTTTCTCATTTACTGATCTTAAGTGGCTTCGTAATATCTTTTATACCATTTGGAGATAGACTAACATAAGAGTTATTTAGAGGCATTTTCAAAGAGACAAATTTAGACCATTTGGATTGATAGGATCAGAACTTAAATAATGGCTAAAAGAATATACAGTGCAAATAATCTAATTTTTTTATAACTAAAAAAAACTACACTCAAACTTTTAGAACGGTATTATTGGGCCCGTGCTGCGGCTATCATAActagtaaaataaataaaaggaagaCAACAATTTCAAGAATATTTTTTCTGCGAAATAGAATCAGAGGTGCGAGTAAATGGGGAGCGATAAGAAGACGACGGAGGAGAAGAGGAAGCATAAGAGAAATTCGCCTTCTTCTCCACGAGGTTTTTTCCTTTCTTGTGTCTTCCAAAATCTGCAAAGAGATAATTTTTGAATATATATGGGCTTATACGTCTTTGTGTCTGCTTAAACAGATGAAGTGAAAAGCAAACGCCAGAATATCAAAGGGGATGAAGAGCGAAGGAAAGAAAAGGACAAATCCAAGAAGGAGAAGCACAAATCCCATAAATCCAAATGTCATTCTAGTGAAGGTACTTGcacaatttttgtttttgttttaaattttgtaTATGAGTTCTGTTCAGTATTAAGCTGAGAATTTACTGATTTTATTATGAAAATTTAGGGATTTTGTTCTTTACTTGGGCCTCAGAAGGGTTCGTTTAGTTCCGTAAAACGTTTGCGATTTAGAATTTGATGTTGTTGCTGTTAGGGTTTGCTGCACTGATTAGTATAATGAGTTTGAAAAGGGAAAGCAAGTATTATGCCGCTCAGCAATCCTTTTGCTTTGTTTTCCAATTCAATTGATAGTTATGTGTAGGTTATGTGATCTGCCATTTATTAAGCAACTAAACTATAAATTAGGGCTGCACACAAACacatataaaaaagaaaaagaagaaaaatgatggGTACGTATGTGCAAATAGTTAGAACACCATTTGCCTTTGGAAATGATGGGTGCTTGCTAGTGGCTAAGCCTTCTTCTTTGAAATGGAGTTCTTTGTTCAGATCTTCCATTTACAATGGTGTTATTTACTGAACTCCAAGATCTTAGAGTGTAATCCATGTACAGATGTGAGTCAAAGCTAGGATATCTTATTCTAATAACTGAAAAGGTCTTCGATTGCTGTGCACATTTTGTTCAAATAGAATTAGGGTTCCCTTGGGTTCTTTCAACTCTTTATATAGTGATGGAGTAACTAATAGTCTTAGAGATAGAGTTGTGACTTGTCAGTGATGATCTGTTAGATTTGGCAATCTTTTACAATGAAAACAAAGGATCAAAGACTGGATCGCTGGTTCTACTTCATGTTACTAACCTTTGTTCTTGATATTATTAGGTTTCACTCCATTATTTTGTGTGACTCATGGTGACATCTTGTTGGTAGCTTTATAGATTTATACcactattgttttttttttttgatgaactGGGAATTTATTCATTAGAAATTACTCACTACTACAGTTTTGATCCTGTGGATCATTACATATACCACTATAGTTATTTTGTATGATTATTATAGCAAGTGGTCGTTTCTGATATTTTAAATATTGTATGTTATACATAGGGAGATGTGTGCACTTAAATTAAATGGTTCCCCTGTATGTTACTGGTTTGGTGCTAGAAGTTATGTTAGACACGCTGACTCACTGATATTGCTTCAGAGAAGAAGTCAGGGGAAAAGCACAAAACCAAGAGCCACAAACATAAGGATAAATCGGTGAGTGCTTCTTGTTTAATACCTACATTTCTTTTGCTTCAAAATAACATTCTCAAGCTTATCATTTTACTCTGTATCATATCTCGTGGAAGGAAAATTGTTATCTGCTCGCGTAGTTATTATCCTTCGCACTAATTTGTTGCTGTATGTAGGTAGCATTGGTTTAAGTTGGTGTTGAATCTGTTGAATATAATAGGTTGCTCGTCTTTTTCTGTTTTGGCTGGAACTGATAGTTAGATATAGCTTTCTTGTGGTATGACCTTTCAGCTATCTATGTTAATTCTTGTAGAGAGTCTTCATTACATATGTGGCTGGCTGATGCTTAGAAATAAGTCTGTAAACTTGGAAAAATACTGGAGTTCCATTTTCTTCAGTTGTGATATCTGAAATCTTGGTTGGACTATTGCTGTCTTGATTGCTGATATAAAATATTTGTGAAATAAACCAAGGTATTCATATATGGAGGAATCATTCTTTTGAAGAGAACCTGTCAGATTCAAAAAGGGCAATAATTTCTGTGTGGTGAATTGTTAATGGCGTCCACACTATCAGAGCTCTTTAATACTTGAAAAATTGTTAGACTGTAGCAGTAGCAGTAACTGTTTTCGCCTCTGTTCTTTCTCATGACTTCCTTTATGAAAATAGCTCTTTAATACTTGAAAAATTGTTAGACTGTAGCAGTAGCAGTAACTGTTTTCGCCTCTGTTCTTTCTCATGACTTCCTTTATGAAAATAAGTAGGACATCCATTTTGACTCAGGCTTTATTCCTCCAtctttgatttttaattattttgctttaCCTTCTTTCTCAGAAAAACAAGTTTGAAGAGTTATCAAAAGATGATTATTTCTCTAAGAACAATGAATTTGCTTCTTGGCTGAAAGATAAGAAGAATTTGTTCTTCTCAGATCTTTCGTCTGAGACTGCACGCAATTTATTCTCTGACTTTGTCATACAATGGAACAAGGGAAAGCTTGACAGCCAATACTATGAGGGAATTGCAACCGGGCCTCGGTCATCCCACGCTTGGAATATCAAAAAGTAATAGAATTCCATGTTTCTTCTCTTTAAGGAGCAGTTGTATTGTCTTTTTCCCAGTTGTCCGATGGTTATGTCTTAGGCTTCTGTATTTTTGTGTTTTCTTTTTTCAGCAGAACATGCTTAAGCCTTATGAAGATACTTTCTTGGATGCCTGGTAAAATCACCCTATCTGTTATTTATCAAGGCCTTCGGGTGCTGAGACGGACAGTACTTATGATTCACGTAAACTCAATAGTTTTTATTCATACTTTCGATATGTATTAAAAACTTTATTAAATACCTATAAATATTAAactataaattcaattattatcgtATATTAACTTGAGGTTACTGCATGAActcttaaattttaaattttaaatacgcATCTGTTTGAGTGCCTATTTGGCAACCCAAAACACTATACAATGATATATTCAAAAAAATGTTCTGGCTTGGAGAAGGTACTTTGATCCAGCCTCCAGTGTGACCACTGACCAGATAgcggataatatatatatatatatatatatatatatatatatatatatatatatatatatatatatatatattatgtggctCAATTTTTAATTGGGATTTTAGTGAAAGATCAGACAAAGATACCCAACTGGGCACACTTTAAACAGTACTCTCGCTGTTTTGATTTTTCATGTTTTCTTTCACTAATAATTCTCCTCATTTTGGTGGAAAAATAGAAATGAAGCTAAAGCAATAAACGGCATATAAACGAGCTAAAATACCAAACTAATAAACCATGCAAGCCAAAATAAACAATCAGCAAACAATTTTCTCCAAATACAACCATAATGAAGAATCATTGGCCTTAGCTAGAAACCAAAAACCAAGATAAACAAAGCTCAAAATACACAACATGGTAATTTCAACTTACAAATATAGCTAGGCCCGATTAATTGAATGACCAACACTTAATTTCAAGTTACTATGGAAATGGAAGAGTTAAATTTTAATTAGTGCTTTAGCAATGGGGAGGATTAGGGAGTTTGCATTTCTGAGGGAGTTGCATTGCAAGTGTTGGATCAACTCCTAAAGAAGGCAACCAGTGAGAATTCATATAAGAGCAAAGGCATCCCCAGTCTGCATGTGCCAGCGCGCTGCAGCACTTGGCTGTGGGCGCCGACGGGTTCGGGGGTGTTACTGATGGTTTACATGACATTAAACCTTCTCCTGATATGTTACATATTCCCTGTGCTCTCGACACTTCTATGCTAAAACTGCTCAACAAAATGGCAACCAAAGCCAATGCCACAGGTTTTTTGGCCAAGTAATGCTCCATGTCCAtatttctctttctttctttctttctgtgAGTGTATGTAGAGAAACAACATGACATAAAGGATTTATATAGTAACAATGTGTGTGTATGATTGGGTATGGGTTTATGGGCAGGGGCAGGGGCGGATCCAGCATGCCCGTATCGTGTTCTTGTGAACCATAATTTTTTACACGAAtataaatttgtataaaaatttactaaaattataataaataatatttatgacCGTATAATTTTAAAATAGACTGGGTTCAATGCTAAAGATATAAAAGTTAAATTCTACTGAATTCAGTCTCTGGTCATATAGAGTAGCTACTGGGAATCCGTGAAAGTTCATTGGATTTACTTTCTGGCAAAACTCTAGTGTCACGGACTCTGGTTTTTATGTGTAGTCAAGTGGCGATTCTCATTATATATATCAGTGCATTGACCATTTGATCCTTGTATATTGATCTTCACTGTTCACTCGTTTTCAAGTAGTGTCTTTGTCAAGTTTAACTTATTCGTCTCATATTTCCAGCCTATTTATTTTCAAGAATCACACAGCCTTCTTCTAATTCATTTCTGTTTTTTCCCCTTATTATTAAGTACCCCATcggtttcaatttatatgaacatTTTGGTTATGAACATTCATTTTAACTCATCTTTGAAGTTAAATTAGATTAGTTCAACTTgatattttaaaatcaaaatataaatatttaaaactaTACAAAAATACTATAAGTTGTAATTTTTCTCATGTCAATATTTATACttgtatactatattaaaagtgggAAGCCTTTAAGGCTAAAGTTAAATTACAAAAATACCCATAAAATGGACTTTTTTACTCATTTTaagtattaattaataataatattcaaATGAAAAGAATAAAACTAATTTGAAGTACTGTTCTAACTTAGAATAGTTGTGTCCTTTCAATTGTATAACTAACCTATAGAATAGTTGTGTTCTTCCAATTGTATAACTAACCTTTCCATTCAATAATAGTCTTTAACCATATGTAACCTTTAGAGTTAATGCTCCAATAGAATATCATCGACAAACAGAGAAATCAAATAAATGTTCTTTTTGCCAACTTCTCATAGAAATGATTATTCTGGTATAGATTTAACTAATTCATCCCCTGGCCATGATAATTCAAGTCTTTGCCTTTTTACAAGAGGGGTTGCTcagatggtaagcaacctccacttccaaccaagaggttgtgagttcgagtcaccccaagagcaaggtggggagttcttggagggaaggatgccgaaggtttattggaaatagcctctctacctcatggtatgggtaaggtctgcgtacacactaccctctccagactccactagtgggattatactggggtgttgttgttgttgcctttTGGCGATATTTTCTTCTACTATATATTCTCAATCTGGTCTAACTTATGATGCTAAAGTCTTTGCCTTTTGGCGGTATTATCTCTATCTTTATGGACTTGCTTTTCTCAAATCTCATTAAAATTACTTGTGAGTATCATTTAAATGTTTATCCGAAGATTCTATCATTTTTATATGTTTCATGATTCTTTGTAAGTTTTactaagtttattttattttaatacttAGTCTTCCATGTGATGCGACTCCCTGAATGATATATAATCAAAAATAATATCTTTATTAATAACATAGTCTTCCTTAGAAAAAATTAACATTTGAAATACCTAATTAgtaattttataaaaaattattatattaatcAAAAAAATACATTAGTTACATGATTAATGCTAAAGAGACCATTTGTTTTAACATATTTCTATTATAACGTCATGAACATATACATTTTTCGCGTGTATAAGAAGGCCCATGTATTAAAAATTTAAGACATAATTGTTTTGCACGGGtatcaaaaataaaagaaaataattgaaGATATATATAAATGTGTGACTCTTTGTCTGAAATCTTCATTTATATTTAAGAATATATCGAACTCAATAGTTGAAATGAATCAACTCATGACCAAAATGTAGCCCAATAGAAGATCGAGCCAACgaacatacacacacacacacacacacatatatatatatatatatatatatatacacacacacacatatgtgtgtgtgtgcgcgtgcGCGCACTTGAAAATTAAGAATAATGAGATTTCAATACGCGCGTATACATAAAAGAAAAGAAGGCTCTAACAACCTTACTTGACCTAATAATGGACGAGCCAACAACTACCCTCAACTCTCAAGGCCAGGCTAGCTTAAGCTACTTTTGTCACTATAGCCAATTGTGTGTCTCAAAAACAAAGAAATAGAGAACTTCGGGATCTTGAAATTTTTCCTTTCTTTAGCTTTCCTAGATTAAAGGAACCACAAATACAATGACTaccattaaaaaaaaattcactctACCATGCACGTCAAGATTGACATATGGTTTGATAGCGACATAGTCAATATGAACCAAGAAATAACCTCCTACATACACCTTTCCATAAGACTAATTAACATGCCAACTTAATGGaatttttattgtttacattCTCCGATAAGTTAACTTATCGGAAATAACGTAAGGAttttttaaaatcaaataaaAGTTATAACATTATTAATAGTCAATTAAGTCATGTTAATCCTCACCACTCCCCAGTGCACAGAAAAGTTGAAATGACTTTTACTAATAATACCATTATAAAGAAATTTGACAATGACCTTCccaattaaaaaaattcaaatggGTTATCCTTCGAAGAGGCGAAAATTTTAGTGAGGACACTATCTTGTGGTAATTCTTTATAGAAATTTATGGATTATTTTAACACAATTGCTTTATAGTTGTCACTAATTTAATCTCATAGTTTTCATATGTAATTTTCATGTTAGTAACAATGAAATTACTTTGGAGAAGGATGAAGTAGGAGaacagttttttaaaaaaaaggtaaGCTAAAATTACGTAAGTTTTCATGAAAAAATATTAACTTTTTGTACTATATAAATAAGATAATGTAATTCATGcagtttttaattttaaaatatagcgATATCATATAATTATTATACTTTATAGGATGATTTTACTGAAAATCACATGTATCTAATTAGATGTTGATTGTTTATCTTTGTAGGTTAAGATGATCCAATTATTACTACTATATGATAATTTATATTGATCATTCATATATATACTTTATCTTGTCATATATAATTATTTActcaaatatttttttattaatattgaTAATATTTTACAAAATCGTGTACTACATGACTCAGatatacacgtgcaacgcacgtgcaGAGAAAGTAGTATAATAAAATACATACTAAAATATTGGTCAAACTTCACACTTTCTGAATCTCGAAAAATAGAATGTGCCACAGAGGAATTTACCCGGTTATGGGTTTACCCGAACCCAATAACTTTTGTTCAAATCATGTATTTATCTTTTAAAATTCAttaattatatacaaaaatttatttagaacccagtaacttaaagAGCAATTTATGCAAAATACCATTGAGCTTAAAATAATTAACCTTTCCTATCCATTTGAAAACTATTTACAATATATACCTACCTAATTAAAACTAATTACCCCTACCTCCCACCATGACCCATTTAATATCTAGGGgtaggtatttaatttttttcctaatatatttaaaacttctttCCATTGCTTTTAGGTTATACGAGTCCTTTTTTTCCTCTTATAATTCAAACCTACTAAATTCTAATAATTTGCTGGAACTATAACAATGAGTGTAGTCCTAAGGAAACGATCTTCCGCATCCCTCAAGTACCTAAAGACTAGTAAATAAAAATGAGCAATTTATTCAAAATATTCATTGAGCTTAAAATAGTTACCCTTTCCTATCCATTTGAAAACTATTTATAATATATACCTATCCAATTAAAACTAATTACCCCTACCACCCACCGTGACCCATTTGGCTTAGCTTAGCTTAATTCGACTTGGCTTGATTTAGTAGCTTAGTTTGACTTCATTTGGTTAGCTTTAACTGGGTATTAAAAAAATGAGTAGGAGGCAAACCACATGGGCAGGGACAGGTAAATAGTTTCCCACTGCTGCAAAATTAAATACGATCTCTTTCCATATAAATAGTTTCCCACTGCTGCAAAATTAAATACGATCTCCTTCCATACTTAACAAGCATCAGCTAGTTCCGGGCTCCATTTGCAAGCCTCCTGAGCAAGATCACATCCTTCATTACGAGCTTGTACACATGCTACTAGAGCTATTCGATTAGCTACGGCACCTGGCGCATTACCCCAAGGACGTCCTAAAGTTCCTCCACCGAACTGTAGTACGGAATCATCCCCAAAGATCTCGATCAGAGTAGGCATATGCCAAACGAGAACACCTCTTGAAGCCACGGGTAGAACACCTGGTAAAGAGACCAAATCTTGAGTGAAATAAATAGCGCGACTTCGATCTTGTTCAACAAATTCATAACGCAGTAAATCAACAAAGCCCAAAGATATTTGCAAAAGATCCCCTAACTTAATAGGATTAAAACCCCGAGCTCATAAGCTTAAAATCCTAACTCCGCCTCGCACTCGAGGAGTCTTCATGGGAATCGATTTGATTCGACTCTTTAACTGATATTCGATTGTCAAGAGATAAATGAATATAAAGCTAGCTATGACGTAAAGAGGTATACTAATAGCATCATGACATATTTGTCTAAACAAAACTAGCTAGGATTGGAGCACCTTTTGAAAACTTAAAAAGTAGAAATATTTTTATGGATTCAGCTTACTGAATAATATGACTTTCAAATGTTCTGGTGAATCCCTGTGATAGCATGCTTATGTGGATTAGACGAATTAATGTTGTACAGTTATTCCTCCTTGTTACGTTACAAGTTCTTTCATTCAATCTCCCATAACATTTTTCTGTGGAGTATACTCTCTCAGTTGTTGTAATACATAGTTGGCCAAAAAGCAATACAAAAAGAAGCAAAAGGCCGCTTTTTTTGTATTCCAATCGAAGTGGAATGACAACAGAGTAAAAATCTACTTTCAACGAACTTTGTAACTTTCCTAATACAACAGTGGCTTTTCACGGTACTTTCTGGAAAAGGGATGAGAAAAACTGcctcttaaaaaaaataaaaaataactataCGCACGTATTCACA
Encoded proteins:
- the LOC104091610 gene encoding style cell-cycle inhibitor 1-B, with product MGSDKKTTEEKRKHKRNSPSSPRDEVKSKRQNIKGDEERRKEKDKSKKEKHKSHKSKCHSSEEKKSGEKHKTKSHKHKDKSKNKFEELSKDDYFSKNNEFASWLKDKKNLFFSDLSSETARNLFSDFVIQWNKGKLDSQYYEGIATGPRSSHAWNIKNRTCLSLMKILSWMPGKITLSVIYQGLRVLRRTVLMIHVNSIVFIHTFDMY
- the LOC104091618 gene encoding putative lipid-transfer protein DIR1, with protein sequence MDMEHYLAKKPVALALVAILLSSFSIEVSRAQGICNISGEGLMSCKPSVTPPNPSAPTAKCCSALAHADWGCLCSYMNSHWLPSLGVDPTLAMQLPQKCKLPNPPHC